A genomic region of Enterococcus sp. 12C11_DIV0727 contains the following coding sequences:
- a CDS encoding sce7725 family protein: MYYPYFRGKQFDLLALTTLVEQHRLSTKILPIIEPVKNSNALKKFIHLFQKENHPFYLIQNPQAGDFLTEDGLLYLNSLSLDKAMIVEQPIETLHTESQLFVINNSTPALQSDWQSNQIKVLLPKEFRLLQKIKGDKILSQDVFTRLPKTSFYQECPDELFSDTHLTFQKSGFIGFSDFSIDSRIYYEHSYPSKILSLHLVYFKQKQLRIHHFLSSEDAPSQKDQFFELMAEVSDWGNTLYGENVTFGIELLLESVSKEKFPGMGVMRKATVMHHMELMSRYLDQHTDETEAFIRT; the protein is encoded by the coding sequence ATGTATTATCCTTATTTCCGCGGTAAGCAATTTGATTTATTGGCTTTGACAACCTTGGTAGAGCAACATCGTTTATCTACTAAGATCTTACCAATCATTGAACCGGTCAAAAACTCTAACGCGTTAAAAAAATTTATTCACTTGTTTCAAAAAGAAAATCACCCTTTTTATCTTATTCAAAATCCTCAAGCAGGTGATTTCTTGACCGAAGACGGACTGCTCTATCTAAATTCTTTGTCCTTAGATAAAGCGATGATCGTAGAACAGCCTATCGAAACCTTACACACAGAATCCCAATTATTTGTGATCAACAATTCAACTCCAGCACTTCAAAGTGATTGGCAATCAAATCAAATCAAGGTTCTGCTACCAAAAGAATTTCGTTTACTGCAAAAAATCAAAGGTGATAAAATTCTCTCACAAGATGTTTTTACTAGACTACCTAAAACAAGTTTTTATCAAGAATGTCCAGATGAACTTTTTTCTGATACTCATTTGACCTTTCAAAAAAGTGGTTTTATTGGATTTAGTGATTTTTCTATTGATAGTCGCATTTATTATGAACATAGTTATCCTTCAAAAATCTTAAGCCTCCATCTCGTCTATTTTAAACAAAAGCAATTGCGCATCCATCATTTTCTTTCAAGCGAAGACGCTCCGAGTCAAAAAGATCAGTTCTTTGAACTCATGGCTGAGGTGAGTGACTGGGGGAATACCTTATATGGTGAGAACGTAACATTTGGGATTGAATTATTACTTGAATCAGTTTCAAAAGAAAAATTCCCTGGTATGGGTGTGATGAGAAAAGCGACTGTAATGCACCATATGGAACTGATGTCTCGTTACCTGGATCAACATACCGATGAGACAGAAGCGTTTATTCGCACTTAA
- a CDS encoding YdcF family protein produces MPLVIISCVFIVIGVLILLKERRSFLGGMSFAFGGLFLTFTLLIMGLLKIGEISASSSTLVIMIVYALFPLLFLGVCAFFIFNTHTMQTKEGRSVTAKLSALLGINLLIAVPAFFYLLSMGSSNIPVWLFSILIFLLLSDLLFSFLFTCYLFYSWMYQMIPIKKKADYIIALGSGIRSEEVPPLLKSRLDKAIEYYHKNPTAKIVVSGGQGADEPVSEAFAIKKYLLSQQIPDVQILMEDQSTTTFENMTFSKEIIFEDWKNKDQIPTILFSTNNYHVLRGALYVRKAHLKAEGVGAPTALYFLPTALIREYIALLTQYKWFTVSMILVCLAFVIISALPY; encoded by the coding sequence ATGCCACTAGTTATTATATCGTGTGTTTTTATTGTGATCGGAGTACTTATTTTACTAAAAGAACGGCGCAGTTTTTTAGGGGGAATGAGTTTTGCCTTTGGCGGTTTGTTCCTTACATTTACCTTGTTAATCATGGGGTTATTAAAGATAGGGGAAATTTCTGCAAGCAGTTCGACATTGGTTATCATGATTGTCTATGCATTGTTTCCACTGCTATTTTTAGGTGTCTGTGCCTTTTTTATTTTTAATACACATACAATGCAAACCAAAGAAGGTCGCAGTGTTACTGCAAAACTTTCCGCGTTGTTGGGTATCAATCTACTCATTGCCGTACCAGCTTTTTTCTATTTATTGTCTATGGGATCAAGTAATATTCCGGTCTGGCTTTTTTCAATTTTAATTTTTTTATTATTAAGTGATTTGCTCTTTTCTTTTCTGTTCACTTGTTATTTATTTTATTCATGGATGTATCAAATGATTCCAATCAAAAAGAAAGCTGATTACATCATCGCCTTAGGTTCTGGTATCAGAAGTGAGGAAGTTCCCCCACTGCTTAAAAGTAGATTGGATAAAGCAATTGAGTATTATCATAAAAATCCAACTGCTAAAATTGTTGTTAGTGGTGGCCAAGGAGCAGATGAACCGGTTTCGGAAGCCTTTGCCATAAAAAAGTATTTGCTATCACAGCAAATACCAGATGTTCAGATTTTAATGGAGGATCAATCGACAACAACCTTTGAAAATATGACTTTTTCAAAGGAAATTATTTTTGAAGACTGGAAAAACAAAGACCAAATTCCGACGATTCTCTTCTCAACAAATAATTATCATGTTTTAAGAGGAGCCTTATATGTTAGAAAAGCTCATTTAAAAGCAGAAGGCGTGGGTGCCCCAACTGCTCTATATTTTCTTCCTACTGCTCTTATTCGCGAATATATTGCTTTATTAACTCAATATAAGTGGTTTACAGTCTCTATGATCTTAGTTTGTTTAGCCTTCGTTATCATTAGTGCATTGCCTTACTAA
- a CDS encoding DUF998 domain-containing protein has product MGKNTFSITIPEKIVEEFHLENEDEVTVSIKDQKIVIEPKKKAPGNQTLSLRWFLIPTMVISLLFLGYLFYTDKTQIALVGAYSIANFVLSFGVLSGVFSFLLFFIKGKRAQVTTKSKDIYWRNFPTILLSFIVILVFALLVFFKVIGLVFIGATFDRCTATLLFFVFVGLVNYFMIYSALSITPAKLTNLLIFVIIGGVLLAMITNKDYQWWQFNFSFLGTIEAKSSWQFNLTLMFSSLLMVALIDGLFVELQKAIPHSKQLTILRVLLTLTALDLGAVGLFPYTETGPFQGVHNQVAGYLVYLIVILIVGIKWLLPNVTKEFLSISYMIAATLVVVVVLFQWTSYLSLTAFELLSFMLAFSWIVLLLQNLQKMAQNINNTFEVKVKLASEKQEEQE; this is encoded by the coding sequence GTGGGGAAAAATACATTTAGTATAACGATACCTGAAAAAATAGTAGAAGAATTTCATTTAGAAAACGAAGATGAAGTGACGGTAAGTATCAAGGATCAAAAAATAGTGATTGAACCAAAAAAGAAAGCACCAGGGAATCAAACCCTTTCATTAAGATGGTTTTTGATTCCGACAATGGTGATCAGCCTTTTATTTTTAGGGTACTTATTTTATACTGACAAAACCCAAATTGCGTTAGTAGGGGCATATTCAATTGCGAACTTTGTGCTGTCATTTGGGGTGTTAAGTGGCGTATTTAGCTTCTTACTCTTTTTTATTAAAGGAAAAAGAGCTCAAGTCACAACAAAATCAAAGGATATTTACTGGCGGAATTTTCCTACGATCTTACTGTCATTTATTGTTATTTTAGTTTTTGCATTACTCGTTTTTTTCAAAGTGATTGGACTTGTTTTTATCGGTGCAACATTTGACCGTTGTACAGCAACACTACTATTTTTTGTCTTTGTTGGTTTAGTCAATTATTTTATGATTTATTCAGCGTTGTCGATCACGCCGGCTAAACTGACAAATCTATTGATTTTCGTGATTATTGGTGGTGTTCTACTGGCGATGATTACAAATAAAGATTATCAATGGTGGCAATTTAATTTTAGTTTTTTAGGAACGATTGAAGCGAAAAGTAGTTGGCAATTTAATTTAACGCTGATGTTTTCTTCCTTACTGATGGTAGCTTTGATTGATGGATTATTTGTAGAGTTGCAAAAAGCGATTCCCCATAGTAAACAATTGACGATCTTAAGAGTTTTACTAACGTTAACAGCGCTAGATCTTGGGGCTGTCGGATTATTTCCTTATACTGAAACGGGTCCTTTTCAAGGCGTTCATAATCAAGTAGCTGGTTATTTAGTGTATTTGATCGTCATTTTGATTGTAGGGATCAAATGGCTATTACCAAATGTAACGAAAGAGTTTTTGTCGATTTCTTATATGATCGCAGCGACCTTAGTTGTGGTTGTTGTGCTATTTCAATGGACGAGTTATCTCTCATTGACAGCATTTGAGTTATTATCATTTATGTTGGCATTTAGCTGGATCGTTTTATTACTCCAAAATCTACAGAAAATGGCACAAAATATCAATAATACCTTTGAAGTGAAGGTGAAACTAGCTTCAGAAAAACAAGAAGAGCAAGAGTGA